From Bicyclus anynana chromosome 18, ilBicAnyn1.1, whole genome shotgun sequence, a single genomic window includes:
- the LOC112055083 gene encoding lysophosphatidylserine lipase ABHD12 isoform X2, translated as MALVLGASVTAGICILHVAVAPLLFRYSKTFRRNLVFANIAKWPLNVDFDEPSTFVDGARNFNIEYQSKVDNCKIKIGVWHILPKSLYEKNKGYFEYETDKEKLSALLDCELAKSKLPIIVYCHGNSNTRAAAHRVVLYKFFQKMDFHTIAFDYRGYADSTNVLPTEAGVVEDSLVVYDWLNTTVGKADTKPPVFVWGHSLGTGISSHLVGNLQRLSKQVLGRSEPLPPPNGLILEAPFSNLADEVGYHPLAKLVRWLPYFDATFVSPFRACAEHEFRSDAHLALAPATPVLILHAMDDVIVPHCVGKKLYEAVVASRGAGDAPITFHSYPKQDRLGHKDICRAKDLAQVVGDFVKSHR; from the exons AT GGCACTGGTGCTGGGAGCATCCGTCACAGCGGGCATTTGTATACTGCATGTGGCTGTGGCACCTCTGTTGTTTAGATATTCAAAAACATTTAGAAGAAATCTAGTATTTGCTAATATTG CAAAATGGCCTCTGAACGTAGATTTCGACGAGCCTTCCACCTTCGTCGACGGCGCGAGAAACTTCAACATCGAATATCAATCCAAAGTTGacaattgtaaaattaaaattg GTGTATGGCACATACTACCAAAGAGTCTGTATGAAAAGAACAAAGGCTATTTTGAATATGAAACTGACAAGGAAAAGTTGAGTGCGCTACTCGATTGTGAGTTAGCCAAGTCGAAGCTGCCCATAATTGTCTACTGTCATG GTAACTCGAACACGCGCGCGGCAGCACATCGAGTGGTTCTGTATAAGTTTTTCCAAAAAATGGATTTTCACACCATCGCTTTTGACTATAGAG GTTATGCAGATTCGACGAATGTGCTTCCAACCGAGGCTGGTGTGGTGGAAGACTCTCTAGTAGTGTACGACTGGCTTAACACTACAGTTGGCAAGGCGGACACCAAACCACCTGTGTTTGTGTGGGGACATTCGCTAG GCACCGGTATATCTTCTCACCTGGTGGGCAACTTGCAGCGTTTGTCGAAGCAAGTGCTGGGACGCTCCGAGCCACTGCCGCCGCCTAACGGACTGATACTGGAGGCGCCTTTCAGCAATTTAGCAGACGAAGTCGGGTACCATCCGCTAGCTAAG TTGGTGCGCTGGCTGCCGTACTTCGACGCGACGTTCGTGTCGCCGTTCCGCGCCTGCGCCGAGCACGAGTTCCGCTCGGACGCGCACCTGGCGCTCGCGCCCGCCACGCCTGTACTCATCCTGCACGCCATGGACGACGTCATCGTGCCGCATTGCGTCGGGAAGAAG TTGTACGAAGCGGTGGTGGCGTCGCGCGGTGCCGGCGACGCGCCTATCACGTTCCACTCGTACCCCAAACAGGACCGGCTGGGCCACAAGGACATCTGCCGCGCTAAGGACCTGGCGCAGGTCGTCGG GGACTTTGTGAAGAGCCACCGCTAG
- the LOC112055083 gene encoding lysophosphatidylserine lipase ABHD12 isoform X3, with translation MLGFLIFVPLYIILALVLGASVTAGICILHVAVAPLLFRYSKTFRRNLVFANIAKWPLNVDFDEPSTFVDGARNFNIEYQSKVDNCKIKIGVWHILPKSLYEKNKGYFEYETDKEKLSALLDCELAKSKLPIIVYCHGNSNTRAAAHRVVLYKFFQKMDFHTIAFDYRGYADSTNVLPTEAGVVEDSLVVYDWLNTTVGKADTKPPVFVWGHSLGTGISSHLVGNLQRLSKQVLGRSEPLPPPNGLILEAPFSNLADEVGYHPLAKLYEAVVASRGAGDAPITFHSYPKQDRLGHKDICRAKDLAQVVGDFVKSHR, from the exons ATGCTTGGATTCCTCATATTCGTGCCTTTATATATTATTCT GGCACTGGTGCTGGGAGCATCCGTCACAGCGGGCATTTGTATACTGCATGTGGCTGTGGCACCTCTGTTGTTTAGATATTCAAAAACATTTAGAAGAAATCTAGTATTTGCTAATATTG CAAAATGGCCTCTGAACGTAGATTTCGACGAGCCTTCCACCTTCGTCGACGGCGCGAGAAACTTCAACATCGAATATCAATCCAAAGTTGacaattgtaaaattaaaattg GTGTATGGCACATACTACCAAAGAGTCTGTATGAAAAGAACAAAGGCTATTTTGAATATGAAACTGACAAGGAAAAGTTGAGTGCGCTACTCGATTGTGAGTTAGCCAAGTCGAAGCTGCCCATAATTGTCTACTGTCATG GTAACTCGAACACGCGCGCGGCAGCACATCGAGTGGTTCTGTATAAGTTTTTCCAAAAAATGGATTTTCACACCATCGCTTTTGACTATAGAG GTTATGCAGATTCGACGAATGTGCTTCCAACCGAGGCTGGTGTGGTGGAAGACTCTCTAGTAGTGTACGACTGGCTTAACACTACAGTTGGCAAGGCGGACACCAAACCACCTGTGTTTGTGTGGGGACATTCGCTAG GCACCGGTATATCTTCTCACCTGGTGGGCAACTTGCAGCGTTTGTCGAAGCAAGTGCTGGGACGCTCCGAGCCACTGCCGCCGCCTAACGGACTGATACTGGAGGCGCCTTTCAGCAATTTAGCAGACGAAGTCGGGTACCATCCGCTAGCTAAG TTGTACGAAGCGGTGGTGGCGTCGCGCGGTGCCGGCGACGCGCCTATCACGTTCCACTCGTACCCCAAACAGGACCGGCTGGGCCACAAGGACATCTGCCGCGCTAAGGACCTGGCGCAGGTCGTCGG GGACTTTGTGAAGAGCCACCGCTAG
- the LOC112055083 gene encoding lysophosphatidylserine lipase ABHD12 isoform X1 gives MLGFLIFVPLYIILALVLGASVTAGICILHVAVAPLLFRYSKTFRRNLVFANIAKWPLNVDFDEPSTFVDGARNFNIEYQSKVDNCKIKIGVWHILPKSLYEKNKGYFEYETDKEKLSALLDCELAKSKLPIIVYCHGNSNTRAAAHRVVLYKFFQKMDFHTIAFDYRGYADSTNVLPTEAGVVEDSLVVYDWLNTTVGKADTKPPVFVWGHSLGTGISSHLVGNLQRLSKQVLGRSEPLPPPNGLILEAPFSNLADEVGYHPLAKLVRWLPYFDATFVSPFRACAEHEFRSDAHLALAPATPVLILHAMDDVIVPHCVGKKLYEAVVASRGAGDAPITFHSYPKQDRLGHKDICRAKDLAQVVGDFVKSHR, from the exons ATGCTTGGATTCCTCATATTCGTGCCTTTATATATTATTCT GGCACTGGTGCTGGGAGCATCCGTCACAGCGGGCATTTGTATACTGCATGTGGCTGTGGCACCTCTGTTGTTTAGATATTCAAAAACATTTAGAAGAAATCTAGTATTTGCTAATATTG CAAAATGGCCTCTGAACGTAGATTTCGACGAGCCTTCCACCTTCGTCGACGGCGCGAGAAACTTCAACATCGAATATCAATCCAAAGTTGacaattgtaaaattaaaattg GTGTATGGCACATACTACCAAAGAGTCTGTATGAAAAGAACAAAGGCTATTTTGAATATGAAACTGACAAGGAAAAGTTGAGTGCGCTACTCGATTGTGAGTTAGCCAAGTCGAAGCTGCCCATAATTGTCTACTGTCATG GTAACTCGAACACGCGCGCGGCAGCACATCGAGTGGTTCTGTATAAGTTTTTCCAAAAAATGGATTTTCACACCATCGCTTTTGACTATAGAG GTTATGCAGATTCGACGAATGTGCTTCCAACCGAGGCTGGTGTGGTGGAAGACTCTCTAGTAGTGTACGACTGGCTTAACACTACAGTTGGCAAGGCGGACACCAAACCACCTGTGTTTGTGTGGGGACATTCGCTAG GCACCGGTATATCTTCTCACCTGGTGGGCAACTTGCAGCGTTTGTCGAAGCAAGTGCTGGGACGCTCCGAGCCACTGCCGCCGCCTAACGGACTGATACTGGAGGCGCCTTTCAGCAATTTAGCAGACGAAGTCGGGTACCATCCGCTAGCTAAG TTGGTGCGCTGGCTGCCGTACTTCGACGCGACGTTCGTGTCGCCGTTCCGCGCCTGCGCCGAGCACGAGTTCCGCTCGGACGCGCACCTGGCGCTCGCGCCCGCCACGCCTGTACTCATCCTGCACGCCATGGACGACGTCATCGTGCCGCATTGCGTCGGGAAGAAG TTGTACGAAGCGGTGGTGGCGTCGCGCGGTGCCGGCGACGCGCCTATCACGTTCCACTCGTACCCCAAACAGGACCGGCTGGGCCACAAGGACATCTGCCGCGCTAAGGACCTGGCGCAGGTCGTCGG GGACTTTGTGAAGAGCCACCGCTAG